One Setaria italica strain Yugu1 chromosome II, Setaria_italica_v2.0, whole genome shotgun sequence DNA segment encodes these proteins:
- the LOC101771299 gene encoding LOW QUALITY PROTEIN: uncharacterized protein LOC101771299 (The sequence of the model RefSeq protein was modified relative to this genomic sequence to represent the inferred CDS: substituted 1 base at 1 genomic stop codon) encodes MELFERARTVRLRSHHDKYLYADEDESHVIQDRNAASPNARWVVEPVPHSPGVLRLRSRYGRYLSASNEPFLLGVTGRKVLQTLPHRLDSSVEWVPVRDEAGRARGGARLRTRYGNFLRANAGLPPWRNSVTHDTPHRHAGWVVWDVEVVQAVLPRPDSSASVDDSPAPPSYKPPSCSSSLSPPPLPTSALRPPPPPPHHREENTAPFRAQPPPPPPGYIAPPAPGLYRLESTESFSVPLHKVEGRSIHYHVGDDDDGYVSPDEEPRHFTFNGTSLEELLERLKEESGLEDVIMCSRSPINGKLLPLHLQLPPNNAAVHIVLVRESSKVAKTFAXPFDRFTKFEDGGCKASLGQMQNFVHLLCESE; translated from the exons ATGGAGCTGTTCGAGCGCGCCCGGACGGTGCGGCTGCGGAGCCACCACGACAAGTACCTGTACGCGGACGAGGACGAGTCGCACGTGATCCAGGACCGGAACGCGGCGTCTCCGAACGCGCGGTGGGTGGTGGAGCCCGTCCCGCACTCCCCCGGCGTGCTCCGCCTCCGCAGCCGCTACGGCCGCTACCTCTCCGCCTCCAACGAGCCCTTCCTCCTCGGCGTCACCGGCCGCAAGGTGCTCCAGACGCTGCCCCACCGCCTCGACTCCTCCGTCGAGTGGGTCCCCGTCCGCGAcgaggccggccgcgcccgcggcggcgcgcgccttCGCACGCGGTACGGCAACTTCCTCCGCGCCAACGCGGGCCTCCCGCCATGGCGGAACTCCGTCACCCACGACACCCCGCACCGGCACGCCGGCTGGGTCGTCTGGGACGTCGAGGTCGTCCAGGCCGTCCTCCCCAGACCCGACTCCTCTGCCTCCGTCGACGACtcaccagcgccgccgtcgtACAAACCTCCCTCCTGTTCGTCGTCCCTGTCTCCCCCTCCCTTGCCGACGTCggcgctgcggccgccgccaccgccgccgcaccaccggGAGGAGAACACGGCCCCGTTCAgagcgcagccgccgccgccgccgccgggctacatcgcgccgcccgcgcccggcctgTACCGGCTCGAG tCGACGGAGTCCTTCTCGGTGCCGCTGCACAAGGTGGAGGGGCGGTCGATCCACTACCacgtcggcgacgacgacgacgggtaCGTCAGCCCGGACGAGGAGCCGCGCCACTTCACGTTCAACGGGACGAGcttggaggagctgctggagaGGCTCAAGGAAGAATCGGGGCTCGAGGACGTGATAATGTGCTCGCGCAGCCCCATCAACGGGAAGCTCCTGCCGCTCCACCTGCAGCTGCCGCCCAACAACGCCGCCGTGCACATCGTGCTCGTGCGGGAGTCGTCGAAAG TGGCAAAAACTTTTGCATGACCTTTCGATCGGTTCACAAAATTTGAAGATGGTGGCTGCAAGGCTAGCTTGGGTCAAATGCAGAATTTTGTGCATCTGTTATGT GAGTCAGAGTGA